Proteins from one Amycolatopsis benzoatilytica AK 16/65 genomic window:
- a CDS encoding YccF domain-containing protein has product MRLILNVVWLVLSGFWMALGYLVAGVVCCVLIVTIPFGIASFRIAHYALWPFGRTVVDRRDAGVGSFLGNVIWFIFAGLWLSIGHLISGVLLCITIIGIPLGLANFKMIPVSLMPLGKEIVELR; this is encoded by the coding sequence ATGCGCTTGATTCTCAACGTCGTCTGGCTGGTGCTGTCCGGATTCTGGATGGCCTTGGGCTATCTGGTCGCCGGCGTTGTCTGCTGCGTCCTGATCGTCACGATTCCGTTCGGCATCGCGTCGTTCCGGATCGCGCACTACGCACTGTGGCCGTTCGGCCGGACCGTGGTCGACCGGCGCGACGCCGGGGTCGGATCGTTCCTGGGCAATGTCATCTGGTTCATTTTCGCCGGATTGTGGCTGAGCATCGGGCACCTGATCAGCGGCGTGCTGTTGTGCATCACGATCATCGGCATCCCGCTCGGGCTGGCGAACTTCAAAATGATCCCGGTGTCGCTGATGCCGCTGGGCAAGGAGATCGTGGAGTTGCGCTGA
- a CDS encoding PhzF family phenazine biosynthesis protein: protein MDPSASSVQFHLVDAFTDQAFSGNPAGVVVLDRPAEAAWMQQVAAEMKHSETAFVVDDGSAVKPLRWFTPTDEVALCGHATIAVTHVLGGHQVYDTLSGQLTCTKADGWIEMDFPSDPPVETGEDLSHLLNGTPATFTGRARENLFAELESAEAVRDLRPDLDALRATWTGRLIVTAEGEDFVSRFFGPGVGVDEDPVTGSAHCSLAPYWAERSGKTNLVGTQVSARQGTVRTEIRGDRVLLRGQAVTVVSGELYV from the coding sequence ATGGATCCGAGTGCCAGCAGCGTCCAGTTCCATCTGGTCGACGCCTTCACCGACCAGGCGTTTTCCGGCAATCCGGCCGGCGTGGTCGTCCTCGACCGGCCCGCCGAGGCCGCGTGGATGCAGCAAGTCGCCGCCGAGATGAAGCATTCCGAGACGGCCTTCGTGGTCGACGACGGGTCCGCCGTCAAGCCGCTCCGCTGGTTCACCCCGACCGACGAGGTCGCGCTGTGCGGCCACGCCACCATCGCCGTCACGCATGTGCTCGGCGGGCACCAGGTCTACGACACTCTCAGCGGCCAGCTCACCTGCACCAAGGCGGACGGCTGGATCGAGATGGACTTCCCGTCCGACCCGCCCGTCGAGACCGGCGAAGACCTCTCTCACCTGCTCAACGGCACGCCCGCGACCTTCACCGGCCGCGCCCGGGAAAACCTCTTCGCCGAGCTGGAGAGCGCCGAGGCCGTGCGCGATCTGCGGCCCGATCTGGACGCCCTCCGCGCCACCTGGACCGGACGGCTCATCGTCACCGCCGAGGGCGAGGACTTCGTCAGCCGGTTCTTCGGTCCCGGCGTCGGCGTGGACGAGGACCCGGTGACCGGGTCGGCGCATTGTTCGCTGGCCCCGTACTGGGCCGAGCGATCGGGCAAGACGAATCTGGTCGGAACCCAGGTTTCCGCCCGCCAGGGCACGGTCCGAACCGAGATCCGAGGCGACCGCGTGCTGCTGCGCGGGCAGGCCGTCACTGTGGTGAGCGGGGAGTTGTACGTCTGA
- a CDS encoding ESX secretion-associated protein EspG has product MPEEFSLSWTETDVAVQRSGLPAAWHPFEIRSAGATMTEHKRLSEQAWAAMRGRGLAEADKLDRDVEATLRAWTKPDVLIIVRAAELPAGTVLYRACIGEGLGVFSEQIEDGIRFRQSRPERLVDLLLSMFPDYPALPVPPVAITQPPPPRRAPGAPEVPPKPSKRDVDALAGYSQWPLHRHGTVELSLRPGRGTLRPVSTATFADTDGGRYLTFSDPLPDGGFRLHFTPSTGAHLRRWLLETIEEGVR; this is encoded by the coding sequence TTGCCAGAGGAATTCTCGCTGAGCTGGACCGAGACCGACGTCGCGGTGCAGCGCAGCGGACTGCCCGCGGCGTGGCATCCATTCGAGATCCGCAGCGCGGGCGCGACGATGACCGAACACAAACGGCTGTCGGAACAGGCGTGGGCGGCGATGCGCGGCCGCGGCCTGGCCGAAGCCGACAAACTCGACCGGGACGTCGAGGCGACGCTGCGCGCCTGGACCAAGCCGGACGTGCTGATCATCGTGCGCGCGGCCGAACTGCCGGCTGGAACAGTGCTGTACCGAGCCTGCATCGGCGAGGGCCTTGGCGTGTTCTCGGAGCAGATCGAAGACGGCATCCGCTTCCGGCAGTCCCGCCCCGAGCGGCTGGTGGACCTGCTGCTGAGCATGTTCCCGGACTACCCGGCACTGCCGGTCCCCCCAGTCGCGATCACCCAGCCCCCGCCGCCGCGGCGCGCGCCCGGCGCGCCGGAGGTACCGCCGAAGCCGTCGAAGCGGGACGTGGACGCGCTGGCCGGATACTCGCAGTGGCCGCTGCACCGGCACGGCACGGTGGAACTCTCGCTGCGTCCCGGCCGAGGCACCCTGCGCCCGGTCTCGACGGCGACCTTCGCAGACACCGACGGCGGCCGGTACCTGACGTTCTCCGACCCCCTGCCGGACGGCGGCTTCCGGCTGCACTTCACGCCGTCCACCGGGGCACATCTGCGGCGGTGGCTGCTGGAGACGATCGAAGAGGGCGTGCGCTGA
- a CDS encoding AMP-binding protein, translating into MPDAPALPSYASGTSTVPLLGDTIGDNFDRTVAAFGDRDALVDCEAGARWSYRELAAEVDTLAHGLLASGIGKGDRVGIWSPNRAEWTFLQYATAKIGAILVNINPAYRSHELQYVLNQAGIRMLVAADQFKTSDYAAMIEEVRPNCPGVEAVVLLGTGSWTALMESGRDGDPERLRQLQAALSSDDPINIQYTSGTTGFPKGATLSHHNILNNGYFVGELCNYTEEDRVCIPVPFYHCFGMVMGNLACTSRGAAMIIPAPAFDPKATLAAVAAERCTSLYGVPTMFIAELNHPDFETFDLSSLRTGIMAGSPCPVEVMKQVIDRMGMTEVSICYGMTETSPVSTQTRADDSVERRVSTVGRTGPHLESKVVDPETGLTVPRGTPGELCTRGYSVMLGYWEEPEKTAEAIDAARWMHTGDLAVMDDEGYVNITGRIKDMVIRGGENIYPREIEEFLYTHPDVLDAQVIGVPDVKYGEELMAWVRMREGAQPLTAESVREFCQGKLAHYKIPRYLHVVEEFPMTVTGKVRKVEMRQQAVTLLGLEEAAAQKHA; encoded by the coding sequence ATGCCTGACGCCCCAGCTCTGCCCAGTTACGCCTCCGGGACGTCCACCGTCCCTCTCCTTGGCGACACGATCGGGGACAATTTCGATCGCACGGTCGCGGCGTTCGGCGATCGGGACGCGCTCGTCGACTGCGAGGCCGGTGCCCGCTGGAGCTACCGTGAACTGGCCGCCGAGGTCGACACCCTCGCGCACGGGCTGCTCGCGTCCGGCATCGGCAAGGGCGACCGCGTCGGGATCTGGTCGCCCAACCGGGCGGAGTGGACGTTCCTGCAATACGCGACGGCGAAGATCGGCGCGATCCTGGTCAACATCAACCCGGCCTACCGGTCGCACGAACTGCAGTACGTGCTGAACCAGGCGGGCATCCGGATGCTGGTCGCCGCGGACCAGTTCAAGACCTCGGACTACGCGGCGATGATCGAGGAGGTCCGGCCGAACTGCCCGGGCGTCGAGGCGGTCGTGCTGCTCGGCACTGGCTCCTGGACCGCGCTGATGGAGTCCGGCCGCGACGGCGACCCGGAGCGGCTGCGGCAGCTGCAGGCCGCGCTGTCCTCGGACGACCCGATCAACATCCAGTACACGTCCGGCACCACTGGCTTCCCCAAGGGCGCCACCCTCAGCCACCACAACATCCTCAACAACGGCTACTTCGTCGGGGAGCTGTGCAACTACACCGAGGAGGACCGGGTCTGCATCCCGGTGCCCTTCTACCACTGTTTCGGCATGGTGATGGGCAACCTCGCGTGCACCAGCCGCGGGGCGGCCATGATCATCCCGGCGCCTGCGTTCGACCCGAAGGCCACCCTCGCCGCGGTCGCCGCCGAACGCTGCACCTCGCTCTACGGCGTGCCGACGATGTTCATCGCCGAGCTGAACCACCCGGACTTCGAGACCTTCGACCTGTCCTCGCTGCGCACCGGCATCATGGCCGGCTCGCCGTGCCCGGTCGAGGTGATGAAGCAGGTCATCGACCGGATGGGGATGACCGAGGTGTCCATTTGCTACGGCATGACCGAGACGTCGCCGGTGTCCACCCAGACCCGCGCGGACGATTCGGTGGAGCGCCGGGTGTCCACCGTCGGCCGGACCGGGCCGCACCTGGAGTCCAAAGTGGTCGATCCGGAGACCGGGCTGACCGTGCCCCGGGGCACCCCCGGCGAGCTGTGCACGCGCGGCTACTCGGTGATGCTCGGCTACTGGGAGGAACCGGAGAAGACCGCCGAAGCGATCGACGCCGCGCGCTGGATGCACACCGGTGATCTCGCGGTGATGGACGACGAGGGCTACGTCAACATCACCGGCCGGATCAAGGACATGGTGATCCGCGGCGGCGAGAACATCTACCCGCGCGAGATCGAGGAATTCCTCTACACCCACCCGGACGTGCTGGACGCGCAGGTGATCGGCGTGCCGGACGTCAAGTACGGCGAGGAACTGATGGCGTGGGTCCGGATGCGCGAAGGCGCGCAGCCGCTGACCGCGGAATCCGTGCGCGAGTTCTGCCAGGGCAAACTCGCGCACTACAAGATCCCGCGCTACCTCCACGTCGTCGAGGAATTCCCGATGACGGTGACCGGCAAGGTGCGCAAGGTCGAAATGCGCCAGCAGGCGGTGACCCTGCTCGGGCTGGAGGAGGCGGCCGCACAGAAGCACGCGTGA
- a CDS encoding R2-like ligand-binding oxidase, which produces MTDTLPELRSGFSSLRKGGLNWDSFPLRLFVKGNKKFWNPADLDFSQEREGWESLTPEQQRSTTYLVAQFIAGEEAVTEDIQPFMRAMSATGRFGDEMYLTQFCFEEAKHVEVFRRWMDAVGLDDDLHSYVAENPHYRKLFYEELPQSLRALENDPSPLNQIRASVTYNHVIEGSLALTGYYSWQLICTQNQILPGMQELVRRIGDDERRHMAWGTFTCRRHVAADDAMWDAVQERMGELLPHALGMIQWVQDQFEEVPFDNDPEELIQYAADRAQRRLGAIESARGTPVEQIDLDYSPEQLEDTFGEEDAKALAEAAAAASA; this is translated from the coding sequence ATGACCGACACGCTTCCGGAGCTGCGCAGCGGATTCTCCTCGCTGCGCAAGGGCGGGCTGAACTGGGACTCGTTCCCGTTGCGCCTGTTCGTCAAGGGCAACAAGAAGTTCTGGAACCCGGCGGACCTGGACTTCAGCCAGGAACGCGAAGGCTGGGAAAGCCTGACCCCGGAACAACAACGTTCCACCACCTACCTCGTCGCCCAGTTCATCGCGGGCGAAGAGGCGGTCACCGAGGACATCCAGCCGTTCATGCGGGCGATGTCGGCCACCGGCCGGTTCGGCGACGAGATGTACCTGACGCAGTTCTGCTTCGAGGAAGCCAAGCACGTCGAGGTCTTCCGGCGCTGGATGGACGCGGTAGGACTGGACGACGACCTGCACTCCTACGTCGCGGAGAACCCGCACTACCGCAAGCTTTTCTACGAAGAGCTGCCGCAGTCGCTGCGTGCGCTGGAGAACGATCCCAGCCCGCTCAACCAGATCCGCGCGAGCGTCACCTACAACCACGTCATCGAAGGCAGCCTCGCCCTCACCGGCTACTACTCGTGGCAGCTGATCTGCACGCAGAACCAGATCCTGCCGGGCATGCAGGAACTGGTCCGTCGCATCGGCGACGACGAGCGCCGCCACATGGCCTGGGGCACCTTCACCTGCCGACGGCATGTCGCCGCGGACGACGCGATGTGGGACGCGGTCCAGGAGCGGATGGGCGAACTGCTGCCGCACGCACTGGGCATGATCCAGTGGGTGCAGGACCAGTTCGAAGAGGTCCCGTTCGACAACGACCCGGAGGAACTGATCCAGTACGCCGCCGACCGCGCCCAGCGCCGGCTCGGCGCCATCGAATCCGCGCGCGGCACGCCGGTCGAGCAGATCGACCTCGACTACTCGCCGGAACAGCTGGAGGACACCTTCGGCGAAGAGGACGCGAAGGCGCTCGCCGAGGCCGCGGCGGCGGCTTCGGCCTGA
- a CDS encoding TetR/AcrR family transcriptional regulator — protein MTSFTERTKASLRESLLDAAADLLPDHGHQGLRMADVAAQAGVSRQTVYNEFGSKAALTQAVALRTAAEFLDGIRCRFEAAENLLAGIRGAVVYTIEHARENRLIAAALGTEAGEDLLPLLTSRGEPILTASADLAAQQYLELEPRLTTENAALLAETVVRLSLSHLVLPTHSAAEAADSILAVLAPAIDQFVHNGVKREGQS, from the coding sequence GTGACCAGCTTCACCGAGCGGACCAAAGCCTCCCTCCGCGAGTCGCTGCTCGACGCGGCCGCGGACCTGCTCCCCGACCACGGCCACCAGGGCCTGCGGATGGCCGACGTGGCCGCCCAGGCCGGGGTCAGCCGGCAGACCGTCTACAACGAGTTCGGCAGCAAGGCGGCGCTCACCCAGGCCGTCGCGTTGCGCACCGCGGCCGAATTCCTCGACGGCATCCGCTGCCGGTTCGAGGCCGCGGAAAACCTGCTCGCGGGCATCCGCGGCGCGGTCGTCTACACGATCGAGCACGCGCGCGAGAACCGGCTGATCGCGGCGGCGCTCGGCACCGAGGCCGGCGAGGATCTGCTGCCCCTGCTGACCTCTCGCGGCGAGCCGATCCTCACCGCGTCCGCCGATCTCGCGGCACAGCAGTACCTCGAGCTGGAGCCCCGGCTCACCACGGAAAACGCTGCGCTGCTCGCCGAAACGGTGGTCCGGCTGTCGCTCAGCCACCTGGTGCTGCCGACGCATTCCGCCGCCGAGGCCGCGGATTCGATCCTCGCGGTGCTCGCCCCCGCCATCGACCAATTCGTCCACAATGGAGTGAAACGAGAGGGCCAGTCATGA
- a CDS encoding HAD family hydrolase — protein MGITVGFDLDMTLIDPRPGMAAVMNALGVETGLPLDGEAFASNLGPPLDQALREFGAPEDRLVELVARFRELYPTVVVPSTVALPGAAESLRAVRAVGGRTLVVTGKYGPNAQLHVDALGFEVDELVGELWSTNKAGALMEFGARAYVGDHLGDVRGARAAGAVSVAVATGPCTRQELAEEGADVVFASLTEFPEWFAETFVGTVA, from the coding sequence GTGGGCATCACGGTGGGCTTCGACCTCGACATGACTTTGATCGATCCACGGCCGGGCATGGCCGCGGTGATGAACGCGCTGGGCGTGGAGACCGGCCTGCCGCTGGACGGCGAAGCGTTCGCGTCGAACCTCGGCCCGCCCCTGGACCAGGCCCTGCGCGAGTTCGGTGCACCGGAGGACCGGCTGGTCGAACTCGTCGCGCGGTTCCGCGAGCTGTACCCGACGGTCGTGGTGCCCAGCACGGTCGCGCTGCCGGGTGCGGCGGAATCGCTGCGGGCGGTACGCGCGGTCGGCGGGCGGACGCTGGTGGTGACCGGGAAATACGGGCCGAACGCGCAGTTGCACGTGGACGCGCTGGGGTTCGAGGTGGACGAGCTGGTAGGCGAGCTGTGGTCCACGAACAAGGCCGGCGCGCTGATGGAGTTCGGGGCGCGGGCTTACGTGGGCGACCACCTCGGCGATGTACGCGGCGCACGGGCGGCGGGGGCGGTTTCGGTGGCAGTGGCCACCGGGCCGTGCACGCGGCAGGAACTGGCGGAGGAAGGGGCGGACGTGGTGTTCGCTTCGCTGACCGAGTTCCCGGAGTGGTTCGCGGAGACGTTCGTGGGGACGGTGGCGTAG
- a CDS encoding cold-shock protein, translated as MPTGKVKWYDTEKGFGFVTQDGGADVYIRKAALPKGVEGLKAGQRLEFGVADGRRGPQALSVRLLDPPPSLAEARRRPAEELHGLIEDMIKLLELKVQPDLRRDRYPDRKHTKQIAEIMRAVARDLDP; from the coding sequence GTGCCGACCGGCAAGGTCAAGTGGTACGACACGGAGAAGGGGTTCGGTTTCGTCACGCAAGATGGCGGTGCCGACGTCTACATCCGCAAGGCCGCGCTGCCGAAGGGCGTCGAGGGCCTGAAGGCCGGGCAGCGGCTCGAGTTCGGCGTAGCCGACGGCCGGCGCGGGCCGCAGGCGCTTTCCGTCCGGCTGCTGGACCCGCCGCCGTCGCTTGCCGAGGCTCGGCGGCGGCCGGCGGAGGAGCTGCACGGTCTGATCGAGGACATGATCAAGCTGCTGGAGCTGAAGGTCCAGCCGGACCTGCGACGCGACCGCTACCCGGATCGTAAGCACACCAAGCAGATCGCGGAGATCATGCGGGCGGTCGCCCGGGACCTCGATCCCTGA
- a CDS encoding DUF2771 family protein gives MRRSRVIAMLAVGGFAVAGCSGPGPSEVTFYADGHTVNVTPIGNCDIKTAVCAANPSATGKLKVRPGQPVQISVPKEIAETPWKVTVQYLNGKGQPQPLMEDIITSRDRYAYTARPPAKDDQIVVVEVAQASVVSRTGDPNDAEAVTTALWSLQVQPS, from the coding sequence ATGCGACGTTCCCGGGTCATCGCCATGCTGGCAGTCGGTGGTTTCGCGGTGGCCGGCTGTTCCGGGCCGGGCCCGTCCGAGGTGACGTTCTACGCCGACGGGCACACCGTGAACGTCACGCCGATCGGCAACTGCGACATCAAGACGGCGGTCTGCGCGGCCAATCCCAGCGCGACCGGCAAGCTGAAGGTGCGGCCCGGCCAGCCGGTGCAGATCTCGGTGCCGAAGGAAATCGCCGAGACGCCGTGGAAGGTGACGGTGCAGTACCTGAACGGCAAGGGCCAGCCTCAGCCGCTGATGGAGGACATCATCACCTCGCGCGACCGGTACGCCTACACCGCGCGGCCGCCGGCCAAGGACGACCAGATCGTGGTGGTCGAGGTCGCGCAGGCGTCAGTGGTCAGCCGCACCGGCGACCCGAACGACGCGGAAGCGGTCACGACCGCGCTGTGGTCGCTGCAGGTCCAGCCCAGCTGA
- a CDS encoding MFS transporter translates to MALFGSRSGSDSPLGGQSGKGHGRKKRRWTPEPGAAQARSWRDIPPTRVEHAVDQRRPADYPPEPPRARPERIPAEPPRRPGEPPRYAAEPPRGYPAEPPPGYSPPRGYPGRPEPRSSFYDDVPPYPPTADEAPTGAVPANHRPPPARGARPYPPRENRTEPVHPRPFDDRPGNAGYETYDTGGYAGEPRVGEEQDDAVRTTAVPGAVPGAGSVPKLPKKLTVTRVAALRSKQLSGQAIGAFQRATKADGADKSGLTSLMYAVMLNYASDAAMAVALANTLFFAATSGESKGKVALYLLITIAPFALVAPVIGPALDRIQRGRRLAMCVSSVGQGLMAVVMALHFDDWLLYPAALGMMVLSKSFTVLKAAITPRVVPPEITLSKTNARITVFGLVAGGVFGALASGVSGITNSSGALWFTAVICVAAAVQSMRIPAWVEVTEGEVPASLSARPEPKQKRQRQPMGRHIVVALWGNGSVRVLTGFLMMFAAFAVKAQTEGAGHSAFTQLLLLGVIGAAAGAGGFVGNALGSRLHFGSADQVIVGCVAACALTTLVATLLPGLATAAIVGLIGATASALAKISLDAVIQEDLPEQSRASAFGRSETVLQLSWCFGGAVGLLLPPTYWIGFLVVTILLGVGLAQTYLVRRGGSLVPGLGGNRPLHPEPTGSFPAPGAGRGRR, encoded by the coding sequence GTGGCACTCTTCGGCTCGCGCTCCGGTTCCGACAGCCCCCTCGGCGGGCAGTCGGGCAAAGGCCACGGCCGGAAGAAGCGCCGGTGGACCCCGGAGCCCGGCGCCGCGCAGGCCCGCTCGTGGCGAGACATCCCGCCGACCCGGGTCGAGCACGCGGTTGACCAGCGCCGACCTGCGGACTACCCGCCCGAACCGCCGCGCGCCCGGCCGGAGCGGATCCCGGCGGAACCGCCGCGCCGTCCCGGGGAACCGCCGCGCTACGCCGCCGAACCGCCGCGCGGCTACCCGGCGGAACCGCCGCCCGGATACTCACCGCCGCGCGGCTACCCCGGACGGCCGGAGCCGCGCAGCTCGTTCTACGACGACGTGCCCCCGTACCCGCCGACCGCCGACGAGGCGCCGACCGGCGCGGTCCCGGCAAACCACCGGCCGCCGCCCGCGCGGGGCGCCCGGCCGTACCCGCCTCGAGAAAATCGCACCGAGCCGGTGCACCCGCGGCCGTTCGACGACCGGCCTGGCAACGCCGGCTACGAGACATACGACACCGGTGGTTACGCGGGCGAACCGCGCGTCGGCGAGGAGCAGGACGACGCGGTGCGCACCACCGCGGTGCCCGGGGCCGTTCCCGGCGCGGGTTCGGTGCCGAAGCTGCCGAAGAAGCTCACCGTCACGCGGGTCGCCGCCCTGCGCAGCAAGCAGCTGAGCGGCCAGGCGATCGGCGCGTTCCAGCGCGCCACCAAGGCAGACGGCGCGGACAAGTCCGGCCTCACCTCGCTGATGTACGCCGTGATGCTGAACTACGCCAGCGACGCCGCGATGGCGGTCGCGCTGGCCAACACGCTGTTCTTCGCCGCCACCAGCGGCGAGAGCAAGGGCAAGGTCGCGCTGTACCTGCTGATCACGATCGCGCCGTTCGCGCTGGTCGCACCGGTGATCGGGCCGGCGCTGGACCGCATTCAGCGCGGCCGCCGGCTCGCGATGTGCGTGTCGTCGGTCGGGCAGGGCCTGATGGCCGTCGTGATGGCGCTGCACTTCGACGACTGGCTGCTGTACCCGGCGGCGCTCGGGATGATGGTGCTGTCGAAGTCGTTCACCGTGCTGAAGGCGGCGATCACGCCGCGCGTGGTGCCGCCGGAGATCACGCTGTCGAAGACCAACGCGCGGATCACCGTGTTCGGCCTGGTCGCCGGTGGCGTGTTCGGCGCTCTGGCGAGCGGCGTGAGCGGCATAACCAACTCGTCGGGCGCGCTCTGGTTCACCGCGGTGATCTGCGTCGCCGCGGCCGTCCAGTCGATGCGGATCCCGGCGTGGGTCGAGGTGACCGAGGGCGAAGTGCCCGCGTCGCTGTCCGCCAGGCCGGAACCGAAGCAGAAGCGGCAGCGCCAGCCGATGGGCAGGCACATCGTGGTCGCCTTGTGGGGCAACGGTTCGGTGCGCGTGCTGACCGGTTTCCTGATGATGTTCGCCGCGTTCGCGGTGAAGGCGCAGACCGAAGGAGCCGGACACAGCGCGTTCACGCAACTGCTGCTGCTCGGCGTGATCGGCGCCGCGGCCGGAGCGGGCGGGTTCGTCGGCAACGCGCTGGGTTCGCGGCTGCACTTCGGTTCAGCGGACCAGGTGATCGTCGGCTGTGTCGCGGCGTGCGCGCTGACCACCCTGGTCGCGACCCTGCTGCCCGGCCTGGCCACCGCGGCGATCGTCGGCCTGATCGGCGCCACGGCGAGCGCGCTGGCGAAGATCAGCCTCGACGCGGTGATCCAGGAAGACCTGCCGGAGCAGTCGCGCGCGTCCGCGTTCGGGCGTTCGGAGACGGTGCTGCAGCTGTCCTGGTGCTTCGGCGGCGCGGTCGGGCTGCTGCTGCCTCCGACGTACTGGATCGGGTTCCTGGTCGTGACGATCCTGCTCGGCGTCGGCCTTGCCCAGACCTACCTGGTCCGCCGCGGCGGCTCCCTGGTGCCCGGGCTGGGCGGCAACCGCCCGCTGCACCCGGAACCGACCGGCAGCTTCCCCGCTCCCGGGGCCGGCCGAGGCCGCCGGTAA
- a CDS encoding glutaminyl-peptide cyclotransferase, whose protein sequence is MRTLIVWPLVAAALLGGCAATPAAPAQPEQLTVQVLGTLPHDPAAFTEGLEYSGATLYESRGLEGQSALTAGPAGGAPAKQVALPSPLFAEGITVLGPKLWQLTWRDGIAIERDSQTLAELRRVQYEGEGWGLCHQPSGRLVMSNGSSMLTFRDPQTFAVTGSVDVGQDQLNELECVGDTVYANVWQTGTILRIDANTGRITAKIDASGLRTPTRPGEDVLNGIAAIPGTDEFLLTGKLWPSSFRVKFVPENR, encoded by the coding sequence GTGCGAACCCTGATCGTCTGGCCGCTGGTGGCTGCCGCCCTGCTCGGCGGCTGCGCGGCCACCCCAGCCGCGCCCGCCCAGCCCGAACAGCTCACGGTCCAGGTGCTCGGAACCCTGCCGCACGACCCGGCCGCGTTCACCGAAGGGCTCGAGTACTCCGGTGCCACGTTGTATGAAAGCCGTGGTCTCGAAGGCCAGTCCGCGCTCACCGCGGGCCCGGCCGGCGGCGCGCCGGCCAAGCAGGTGGCGCTCCCCTCGCCGCTGTTCGCCGAGGGCATCACCGTGCTCGGCCCGAAGCTGTGGCAACTCACCTGGCGCGACGGCATCGCCATCGAACGCGACTCCCAGACGCTCGCCGAGCTGCGCCGGGTCCAGTACGAGGGCGAGGGCTGGGGCCTGTGCCACCAGCCGTCCGGACGGCTGGTGATGAGCAACGGGTCGTCGATGCTCACGTTTCGTGATCCGCAAACGTTTGCGGTCACCGGATCCGTCGATGTCGGCCAGGACCAGCTGAACGAACTCGAGTGCGTCGGCGACACCGTTTACGCGAACGTCTGGCAGACCGGGACCATCCTGCGCATCGACGCGAACACCGGGCGCATCACCGCGAAAATCGACGCGAGCGGGCTCCGCACGCCGACCCGTCCGGGCGAGGACGTGCTGAACGGCATCGCGGCGATCCCCGGCACCGACGAGTTCTTGCTGACCGGGAAGCTCTGGCCGTCGTCGTTCCGCGTGAAGTTCGTCCCCGAAAACCGATAA